A genomic segment from Glycine max cultivar Williams 82 chromosome 1, Glycine_max_v4.0, whole genome shotgun sequence encodes:
- the LOC100793472 gene encoding kinesin-like protein KIN-UB isoform X1, translating into MAYRNGVALAQRGSAVKFERPNHLRTPSSPKPRFPHSPGSAVRRSTSAAARSGDGVPGRVRVSVRLRPQNTEEMMADADFADCVELQPELKRLKLRKNNWDSDTYEFDEVLTEFASQKRVYEVVAKPVVESVLDGYNGTVMAYGQTGTGKTFTLGQLGEEDTSDRGIMVRSMEDILADISPGTDSVTVSYLQLYMETLQDLLNPANDNIPIVEDPKTGDVSLSGATLVEIKDQPSFLELLRVGETHRIAANTKLNTESSRSHAILTVHVKRSVVDSEDVVSTENNDASHLTKPSKPLVRKSKLVVVDLAGSERIHKSGSEGYMLEEAKSINLSLSALGKCINALAENNSHVPFRDSKLTRLLRDSFGGTARTSLIVTIGPSPRYRGETSSTILFGQRAMKVENMLKIKEEFDYKSLSRRLEVQLDNLIAENERQQKTFEEEVGRLNLEAQCRISEVERKFADALEKERLKCQMEYMESVKQLEQKLVSNEKRHGSNYFVDGCGEGPTPSSEDEVSEIRKLFENECNRRKAAEAEVEHLKILLGKNTHTQAGGDAEVIKVHSILEDEVNQKKKLEEEIIILRSQLLQLNFEAEQMKRCLGSERSVNASSAMDSSMSQVRHSQLKDTGNGQKASVATLFEQVGLQKILSLLDSDDPLVQIHAVKMVANLAAEEVNQKGIVEAGGLSSLLMLLRRYEDETVRRVAAGAIANLAMHEANQELIMAEGGITLLSMTASDAEEPQTLRMVAGAIANLCGNDKILMKLRSQGGIKALLGVVRCGHPDVLSQVARGIANFAKCESRASSQGIKSGTSFLIEDGALPWIVHNANNEAAPIRRHIELALCHMAQQEVNAKDMINGGALWELVRISRDCTREDIRNLARRTLTSILPFKSELRRLRIDV; encoded by the exons ATGGCTTACCGAAACGGCGTCGCTCTGGCTCAGAGGGGAAGTGCCGTTAAGTTCGAACGCCCAAACCACCTCAGAACGCCGTCGTCGCCTAAGCCCCGCTTCCCTCACTCGCCGGGATCCGCCGTCCGCCGCTCCACCTCCGCCGCAGCTAGAAGCGGAGACGGAG TGCCTGGAAGAGTTCGAGTGTCTGTAAGGTTGAGACCTCAAAATACTGAAGAAATGATGGCTGATGCTGATTTTGCTGACTGTGTTGAATTACAGCCAGAG CTTAAAAGACTGAAACTTCGGAAAAACAATTGGGATTCAGATACCTATGAGTTTGATGAAGTGCTTACTGAATTTGCATCACAAAAGCGTGTTTATGAAGTTGTAGCTAAGCCAGTAGTTGAG AGCGTTCTTGATGGTTATAATGGAACTGTGATGGCTTATGGTCAAACTGGAACGGGCAAAACTTTTACTCTTGGACAATTGGGGGAGGAAGATACCTCTGATCGTGGTATCATGGTTCGTTCTATGGAGGATATCTTAGCTGACATATCTCCAGGAACTGATTCTGTCACCGTCTCATATCTGCAG CTTTACATGGAGACTCTCCAGGACTTGCTTAATCCAGCAAATGATAATATTCCTATCGTGGAAGATCCAAAAACTGGTGATGTGTCTTTGTCTGGAGCTACTCTAGTGGAAATCAAGGATCAGCCAAGTTTCTTGGAGTTGCTAAGAGTAGGGGAAACTCATCGAATTGCTGCCAACACAAAGTTGAATACCGAATCTTCTCGTAGTCACGCTATACTGACG GTACACGTTAAGAGGTCTGTTGTGGACAGTGAAGATGTTGTTTCTACTGAAAATAATGATGCCTCTCACTTGACTAAACCTTCAAAACCACTTGTTCGAAAGAGCAAGTTGGTTGTGGTAGATTTGGCAGGATCAGAGCGTATCCATAAGTCAG GAAGTGAAGGGTACATGCTAGAGGAAGCTAAATCTATCAATCTTTCACTAAGTGCACTGGGAAAATGTATTAATGCTCTAGCAGAAAACAATTCTCATGTTCCATTTCGTGATTCAAAACTTACTAGATTGCTCAGAGATTCATTTGGAG GAACAGCAAGGACTTCATTGATTGTTACTATTGGCCCATCTCCACGTTATCGAGGAGAGACTTCTAGTACCATATTGTTTGGGCAAAGG GCTATGAAGGTTGAGAACATGCTGAAAATAAAGGAGGAGTTTGATTATAAAAGTTTGTCTCGGAGGCTTGAGGTACAATTAGATAACCTTATTGCAGAAAATGAAAGGCAGCAAAAGACTTTTGAAGAAGAAGTCGGAAGATTAAATTTGGAGGCACAATGTCGTATATCTGAGGTTGAGAGGAAATTTGCTGATGCATTAGAG AAAGAGAGATTGAAATGCCAGATGGAGTACATGGAATCAGTTAAGCAGCTAGAGCAGAAGTTGGTGTCAAATGAGAAAAGACATGGCAGCAATTATTTTGTGGATGGTTGTGGAGAG GGCCCAACTCCATCTTCTGAAGATGAAGTTTCTGAGATCAGAAAGCTGTTTGAAAATGAATGCAATAGGAGAAAGGCAGCGGAAGCAGAGGTAGAACATCTAAAAATTCTACTGgggaaaaatacacacacacag GCTGGAGGGGATGCAGAGGTTATAAAGGTTCACAGCATTCTGGAGGATGAGGTTAATCAGAAAAAGAAACTTgaagaagaaataataatattaagaagTCAATTATTGCAATTGAACTTTGAAGCTGAGCAG ATGAAAAGATGTTTAGGAAGTGAAAGATCAGTAAATGCCTCCTCTGCCATGGATTCTTCCATGTCTCAAGTTAGGCATTCCCAACTCAAAGACACTGGGAATGGCCAGAAGGCATCTGTTGCTACACTCTTTGAGCAAG TTGGATTGCAAAAGATTTTGTCGTTGCTGGACTCTGATGATCCCCTTGTACAGATTCATGCTGTTAAAATGGTGGCCAATCTTGCAGCGGAAG AGGTGAATCAAAAAGGTATTGTTGAAGCTGGTGGCCTTTCTTCCTTGTTGATGCTTCTTAGAAGATATGAGGATGAAACGGTTCGCAGAGTAGCAGCAGGGGCAATTGCCAATCTTGCCATGCATG AAGCCAATCAAGAACTTATAATGGCCGAAGGGGGAATCACTCTGTTGTCAATGACTGCATCTGATGCTGAAGAACCACAAACTCTTCGAATGGTTGCTGGTGCCATAGCTAACCTATGTGGAAATG ATAAAATATTGATGAAGTTGAGATCCCAAGGAGGTATCAAGGCTTTACTGGGAGTTGTAAGATGTGGACATCCTGATGTTCTTTCACAAGTTGCACGAGGAATTGCCAACTTTGCCAAATGCGAGTCTCGAGCTTCTAGTCAAG GGATAAAAAGTGGTACGTCGTTTTTGATAGAAGACGGTGCACTTCCATGGATAGTACATAATGCTAACAATGAAGCTGCACCAATCAGGCGTCACATTGAACTTGCACTCTGCCACATGGCTCAACAAG AAGTGAATGCAAAAGACATGATCAATGGAGGTGCCCTTTGGGAGCTTGTCCGGATTTCAAGGGATTGTACACGAGAGGACATAAGGAATCTTGCTCGTCGGACTCTCACTTCTATCCTGCCATTCAAATCTGAATTGCGGCGATTACGTATAGACGTATAG
- the LOC100793472 gene encoding kinesin-like protein KIN-UB isoform X2: MAYRNGVALAQRGSAVKFERPNHLRTPSSPKPRFPHSPGSAVRRSTSAAARSGDGVPGRVRVSVRLRPQNTEEMMADADFADCVELQPELKRLKLRKNNWDSDTYEFDEVLTEFASQKRVYEVVAKPVVESVLDGYNGTVMAYGQTGTGKTFTLGQLGEEDTSDRGIMVRSMEDILADISPGTDSVTVSYLQLYMETLQDLLNPANDNIPIVEDPKTGDVSLSGATLVEIKDQPSFLELLRVGETHRIAANTKLNTESSRSHAILTVHVKRSVVDSEDVVSTENNDASHLTKPSKPLVRKSKLVVVDLAGSERIHKSGSEGYMLEEAKSINLSLSALGKCINALAENNSHVPFRDSKLTRLLRDSFGGTARTSLIVTIGPSPRYRGETSSTILFGQRAMKVENMLKIKEEFDYKSLSRRLEVQLDNLIAENERQQKTFEEEVGRLNLEAQCRISEVERKFADALEKERLKCQMEYMESVKQLEQKLVSNEKRHGSNYFVDGCGEGPTPSSEDEVSEIRKLFENECNRRKAAEAEVEHLKILLGKNTHTQAGGDAEVIKVHSILEDEVNQKKKLEEEIIILRSQLLQLNFEAEQMKRCLGSERSVNASSAMDSSMSQVRHSQLKDTGNGQKASVATLFEQVGLQKILSLLDSDDPLVQIHAVKMVANLAAEEVNQKGIVEAGGLSSLLMLLRRYEDETVRRVAAGAIANLAMHEANQELIMAEGGITLLSMTASDAEEPQTLRMVAGAIANLCGNDKILMKLRSQGGIKALLGVVRCGHPDVLSQVARGIANFAKCESRASSQGIKSGTSFLIEDGALPWIVHNANNEAAPIRRHIELALCHMAQQGYKNCRSECKRHDQWRCPLGACPDFKGLYTRGHKESCSSDSHFYPAIQI, encoded by the exons ATGGCTTACCGAAACGGCGTCGCTCTGGCTCAGAGGGGAAGTGCCGTTAAGTTCGAACGCCCAAACCACCTCAGAACGCCGTCGTCGCCTAAGCCCCGCTTCCCTCACTCGCCGGGATCCGCCGTCCGCCGCTCCACCTCCGCCGCAGCTAGAAGCGGAGACGGAG TGCCTGGAAGAGTTCGAGTGTCTGTAAGGTTGAGACCTCAAAATACTGAAGAAATGATGGCTGATGCTGATTTTGCTGACTGTGTTGAATTACAGCCAGAG CTTAAAAGACTGAAACTTCGGAAAAACAATTGGGATTCAGATACCTATGAGTTTGATGAAGTGCTTACTGAATTTGCATCACAAAAGCGTGTTTATGAAGTTGTAGCTAAGCCAGTAGTTGAG AGCGTTCTTGATGGTTATAATGGAACTGTGATGGCTTATGGTCAAACTGGAACGGGCAAAACTTTTACTCTTGGACAATTGGGGGAGGAAGATACCTCTGATCGTGGTATCATGGTTCGTTCTATGGAGGATATCTTAGCTGACATATCTCCAGGAACTGATTCTGTCACCGTCTCATATCTGCAG CTTTACATGGAGACTCTCCAGGACTTGCTTAATCCAGCAAATGATAATATTCCTATCGTGGAAGATCCAAAAACTGGTGATGTGTCTTTGTCTGGAGCTACTCTAGTGGAAATCAAGGATCAGCCAAGTTTCTTGGAGTTGCTAAGAGTAGGGGAAACTCATCGAATTGCTGCCAACACAAAGTTGAATACCGAATCTTCTCGTAGTCACGCTATACTGACG GTACACGTTAAGAGGTCTGTTGTGGACAGTGAAGATGTTGTTTCTACTGAAAATAATGATGCCTCTCACTTGACTAAACCTTCAAAACCACTTGTTCGAAAGAGCAAGTTGGTTGTGGTAGATTTGGCAGGATCAGAGCGTATCCATAAGTCAG GAAGTGAAGGGTACATGCTAGAGGAAGCTAAATCTATCAATCTTTCACTAAGTGCACTGGGAAAATGTATTAATGCTCTAGCAGAAAACAATTCTCATGTTCCATTTCGTGATTCAAAACTTACTAGATTGCTCAGAGATTCATTTGGAG GAACAGCAAGGACTTCATTGATTGTTACTATTGGCCCATCTCCACGTTATCGAGGAGAGACTTCTAGTACCATATTGTTTGGGCAAAGG GCTATGAAGGTTGAGAACATGCTGAAAATAAAGGAGGAGTTTGATTATAAAAGTTTGTCTCGGAGGCTTGAGGTACAATTAGATAACCTTATTGCAGAAAATGAAAGGCAGCAAAAGACTTTTGAAGAAGAAGTCGGAAGATTAAATTTGGAGGCACAATGTCGTATATCTGAGGTTGAGAGGAAATTTGCTGATGCATTAGAG AAAGAGAGATTGAAATGCCAGATGGAGTACATGGAATCAGTTAAGCAGCTAGAGCAGAAGTTGGTGTCAAATGAGAAAAGACATGGCAGCAATTATTTTGTGGATGGTTGTGGAGAG GGCCCAACTCCATCTTCTGAAGATGAAGTTTCTGAGATCAGAAAGCTGTTTGAAAATGAATGCAATAGGAGAAAGGCAGCGGAAGCAGAGGTAGAACATCTAAAAATTCTACTGgggaaaaatacacacacacag GCTGGAGGGGATGCAGAGGTTATAAAGGTTCACAGCATTCTGGAGGATGAGGTTAATCAGAAAAAGAAACTTgaagaagaaataataatattaagaagTCAATTATTGCAATTGAACTTTGAAGCTGAGCAG ATGAAAAGATGTTTAGGAAGTGAAAGATCAGTAAATGCCTCCTCTGCCATGGATTCTTCCATGTCTCAAGTTAGGCATTCCCAACTCAAAGACACTGGGAATGGCCAGAAGGCATCTGTTGCTACACTCTTTGAGCAAG TTGGATTGCAAAAGATTTTGTCGTTGCTGGACTCTGATGATCCCCTTGTACAGATTCATGCTGTTAAAATGGTGGCCAATCTTGCAGCGGAAG AGGTGAATCAAAAAGGTATTGTTGAAGCTGGTGGCCTTTCTTCCTTGTTGATGCTTCTTAGAAGATATGAGGATGAAACGGTTCGCAGAGTAGCAGCAGGGGCAATTGCCAATCTTGCCATGCATG AAGCCAATCAAGAACTTATAATGGCCGAAGGGGGAATCACTCTGTTGTCAATGACTGCATCTGATGCTGAAGAACCACAAACTCTTCGAATGGTTGCTGGTGCCATAGCTAACCTATGTGGAAATG ATAAAATATTGATGAAGTTGAGATCCCAAGGAGGTATCAAGGCTTTACTGGGAGTTGTAAGATGTGGACATCCTGATGTTCTTTCACAAGTTGCACGAGGAATTGCCAACTTTGCCAAATGCGAGTCTCGAGCTTCTAGTCAAG GGATAAAAAGTGGTACGTCGTTTTTGATAGAAGACGGTGCACTTCCATGGATAGTACATAATGCTAACAATGAAGCTGCACCAATCAGGCGTCACATTGAACTTGCACTCTGCCACATGGCTCAACAAG GTTACAAAAATTGCAGAAGTGAATGCAAAAGACATGATCAATGGAGGTGCCCTTTGGGAGCTTGTCCGGATTTCAAGGGATTGTACACGAGAGGACATAAGGAATCTTGCTCGTCGGACTCTCACTTCTATCCTGCCATTCAAATCTGA
- the LOC102665713 gene encoding protein MAIN-LIKE 2-like, with translation MSHMPFGERPELNLVSHGRKVALIGRPVPVIKGLIVTTGLSPLIECSVVTGDLGLISAFVERWHRETNTFHLPVGELMITLDDVSPLLHLPISGAFHNFEALSVDEAIFLLMELLEVSGEEARAETSATNVHVVHLEAFRDLGQSGGYAWGAAILCWTYKHFPSVHQCVTDDAYEETSPRASRWLTMKAHMKGITGALYRACCDALTVTDVCWLPYSDHRGVKGFEPISSFQGQLRWGPTVVTVRPERVLRQFGWMHFLNHVVAVDDLCVVPGQVGDQPRHAPAPDHEDYMQPNTPQVPVAFDPPRHAVDDYEGYEAIAERLERVLNLRMVTTGTELHDIMQDFLRIARGVLA, from the exons ATGTCGCacatgccatttgga gagcgtCCTGAGCTGAACTTGgtgtcacatgggaggaaggtggcgttaattgggaggccagtgcctgTGATTAAAGGGCTGATTGTTaccacaggattaagtccattGATCGAGTGTTCAGTTGTAACCGGCGATCTtggacttatatccgcatttgtggagaggtggcacaggGAGACCAacaccttccaccttccagtAGGAGAGTTAATGATCACACTAGATGATGTGTCGCCGCTCCTCCATCTCCCTATCAGTGGTGCCTTCCACAACTTCGAGGCTCTTTCCGTGGACGAGGCGATATTTTTGTTGATGGAGTTGCTCGAGGTATCCGGTGAGGAGGCTAGAGCCGAGACA agtgcaacaaaTGTTCATGTGGTGCATCTAGAGGCTTTTCGCGACCTGGGTCAGAGTGGGGGCTATGCTTGGGGAGCTGCGATCctg tgttgGACCTATAAGCATTTTCCGAGTGTGCATCAGTGCGTCACCGATGATGCGTATGAGGAGACGTCCCCTCGTGCCTCCCGGTGGCTGACGATGAAGGCTCATATGAAGGGAATTACAGGAGCACTGTACCGGGCATGTTGTGATGCTTTGACGGTCACAGACGTGTGTTGGTTGCCTTACAGTGACCATCGAGGGGTTAAGGGGTTTGAGCCGATTTCATCGTTCCAGGGTCAACTGAGATGGGGTCCTACGGTGGTCACAgttcgaccggagagggtgCTACGCCAGTTTGG GTGGATGCATTTCTTGAACCACGTAGTAGCTGTGGATGACCTTTGTGtagtgcctgggcag GTAGGTGACCAGCCCAGACATGCACCTGCCCCAGACCATGAGGACTACATGCAGCCGAACACCCCAcaggttccagtggcatttgacccccctcgacatgcagtg GATGATTACGAAGGCTATGAGGCAATCGCAGaaaggttggagcgtgtgctcaaccttaggatggTCACTACAGGAACAGAGTTACATGATATCATGCAAGATTTTCTGAGGATTGCTAGGGGGGTGCTAGCGTAG